The Bacteroidia bacterium sequence CTTTTTCGTAATAACTTTTAGCCTTCTTAAATAATTTAATGTCACCATAAGTAGCACCAATATTAATATCTGATTGTATTAATCCGGCAGTGTCATGTAATTCTTCATAAATTCTTTCTGATTTTACATATTGTGATAATGATTTATCAAATATTGATAGTTCACTGTAATTTATTCCGATTAATGTATAACTGTCAGCAATTCTTTTCTTGTCATTTATTTTGATAAATAATTCTATTGCTTTTTGAAAATATGTGTTTGATATTTCAAATTGACCATGCGAATAATAAAAATCACCAAAATTATATTCACATTCTGCAAGTCCTCTGATGAAATTATAATTCTGAGATTGCTTTTTTATTAAATCCATTTCTTTAAAAAATGCTGTTGAATCTGACTCAATGTACAATTGAGCCAATTCAAGCATATAACCAATACGTATTTTGTAGTCTTTTTCATTCTGTATTTTCTTATTTAATTCTGCTTCGGTATATTTTTGAGCAACAGCTTTAAATGCAAACAGAATACAAAACGATAATAAAATAAACTTATACATGCTTAATTATTCAAAACAAATCCCCAAAAATAAAATATCATCAACCTGATTGTAATTTTTCTTCCAACTATGGAAAGAATTTTTTAATACCTTCTCTTGCTCAGAACATGGCAACTTGCTTATTTGCAAGCATAAATTCTTAAGAGCATTATATTTGAATTTTTTACCTTTTTCTCCGCCGAATTGATCTGCATACCCGTCTGAGAATAAATAAAAGAAGTCTCCTTTTTCAACTTTAACTGAATGAATTTTAAATGGTTTTTCGTCCCCGTAATAAATACCTATTGGCATTTTGTCAGGTTTATAATCAAATAATTCTCCGTCTCTTACATGGTAAATTGGGTTGTTGGCACCAGCAATTTCAGCAATTTTTGTAATCTGATTAAAAGTTATTATCGATATATCCATTCCATCTTTTGAGCCACCTTCGTTTTCTGTTTGATGTAGAGAATATACCACTTTTTCTCTAAGATTATCTAAAAGTGCACCTGCTGATAAACAATTATACCTGTCTAAAATTTCATTTAAGAATGCAACTCCCAACATGCTCATAAAAGCTCCCGGAACTCCATGACCAGTGCAGTCTGCAACAGCCACATAAATTGTATCTCCTTTTTTTCTTGTCCAGTAAAAGTCACCGCTAACAATATCCCGTGGTAAATAAAAAACAAAATGATCCAAGAAAAGTTGTGTTGTTAATAATTCTGGTGGGAGTAAGGCGTGTTGTATTTTACTGGCATATGTTATACTGTCAGTAATATCTTTGTTTTGTGTTAATATTTGGTCGCGCTGACGGGCAAGAAAGTCTCGTTGAGCTTCAATTTCATCTCTTTGAGTTTCAATTTCTTCTTTTTGTTGTATAATTTCAGAGTTTTGTCTTGAAATTTCAATATTTTTTAAATTAAGAATTTTATTTGCCTTCTTCTTAATTCTATAGCTTCTAAATATTGCAATACTCATTAATCCGAATAACAACAGAGCAATTAAAACAAAGTATAAAACAATTTGTTGCTTTTTTAGGTCGGCAATACTTTTATTTAAGCTTGATTTCTGAGTATCTATTAAACTTTGTTGCGAAGAAATTTCGTCTTTTTGTAAATCAATTTTTGCTTTTTGTACTTCGTATTCAGCAATTTGTTCTTTTAAAAGTTTTTGAGTGTTTTTTATATCAATTTGTTGTCTTAGTAATTCAATCTCCTGACGTTTTAATGTAGCTGATGTTATTGTTACTAATTTATTTTTTTCAAATATTTCCTGTTGTAAATTATTTAATTTTTCTTGTTTTAAATTTAATTCAGCTTCTTTTTGCGAAATATTTGATCCTAGTTTTAATATATGTTCTTCTTTTAATTTAATTTTTTTTTCTTGTTCTTTTAAAATTAACGATTGTTGTTCAACTGTTTCTTTTTCTAAAGCTAAATCTGTTTCACTTTTTTGATATAATTTTTCCCAGTCTTCTTCATAATTTTTTGCAACAACATAGAGTAATGAATTAACTTTCATTCCTCTAGCAGTAATATTTTCTTTATTTATTTCTACTCTTTTTAAAGAATTCCGAGGAAAAAAATTAATCATAATGCCTCTATAGTCATTACAGCTATCAGTAATAAGTAGAGT is a genomic window containing:
- a CDS encoding DUF4154 domain-containing protein — translated: MKRIAIIALIISISCITVIGQQVTLKDRIKAEHIINFGAYINWKDKTFQKNSDKFTIGVYGSDSLMYSLLKKICKFRILKWKKIEIIHFNSLDEIKFVPILYIAYKNNYEVPKIDSIISNWSTLLITDSCNDYRGIMINFFPRNSLKRVEINKENITARGMKVNSLLYVVAKNYEEDWEKLYQKSETDLALEKETVEQQSLILKEQEKKIKLKEEHILKLGSNISQKEAELNLKQEKLNNLQQEIFEKNKLVTITSATLKRQEIELLRQQIDIKNTQKLLKEQIAEYEVQKAKIDLQKDEISSQQSLIDTQKSSLNKSIADLKKQQIVLYFVLIALLLFGLMSIAIFRSYRIKKKANKILNLKNIEISRQNSEIIQQKEEIETQRDEIEAQRDFLARQRDQILTQNKDITDSITYASKIQHALLPPELLTTQLFLDHFVFYLPRDIVSGDFYWTRKKGDTIYVAVADCTGHGVPGAFMSMLGVAFLNEILDRYNCLSAGALLDNLREKVVYSLHQTENEGGSKDGMDISIITFNQITKIAEIAGANNPIYHVRDGELFDYKPDKMPIGIYYGDEKPFKIHSVKVEKGDFFYLFSDGYADQFGGEKGKKFKYNALKNLCLQISKLPCSEQEKVLKNSFHSWKKNYNQVDDILFLGICFE